Below is a genomic region from Mucilaginibacter auburnensis.
GTAGTGTAACCGGCAATTGCCATGATAGCAAAAACCACCGAAGCACTCAAAAATACAGTGAATATAGAGCTGGCGGTATAAATTAGTGCAAGTATGCTTAATGTAACGCCGATAGACACTGCATAAGCAACAAACAAGCCCACTACTGCAGGGTAAGAAAGGCGCGAAGCGGCAAATGATAAAGCCATAGACAAGCCCACGGGAGCAAATACAGCTAAATAACCCAAGCCTGTTAATTTACCAGTTATAGGATCTTGAATGACAGTTAATATACTCGGCCCGATCAGAAAAGCTACAATAGCTGATATACCAAGGCCTACAAACATCCATGTAAAAACTTTAGCTAAGTATTTACGTGATGAATCTGCTTCGTCGATTTGTATTACGTTATCATAAACGTATTTTGAATCTTTAATTTCCATGTTCGGTTTATTAAATTGTTGTTGTGTCTAAGATAGATAATTTAGATACGGGAGACAAGATGCAAGAATCAGGACAATGTAACATTAGAGGTCTTAGCTCTTGACTCTTAATTCTTGTCTCCATCTAATAAAGTCTCTTCGTCAGTTGTTCTTCCACTTTTTTAAAGAACTGTACAGGTTTGAGGTTGCGCCATATCATTTCATCCAGCTCACCGCCAAAGTTAATGTAATAGTCAATATTACTGCGTTTAAACTCCTCTATTACATGCTCGCGGAAATTAATGCCTGCTATCCAGCCATCTTCCACATCCTGAAACCATTCTTCGTAATAACTGTCGTCTGACGAGTGGAAGTTCAGCACATTCTCCCCTATCAGTATGAACTTATTGATGCCGTAATCTTCCATCAGCTCAATAATCTCCCGCTTGAGTAGCATTATATCATTGCTGATAGCATCGTTCCACTCACCTATAAATTCGATGATAGCATAAGAACGGTCGTAATCAACAAATAGTACTTTAATGTATAGCGTATTTGATCCGAATGAATCCCATTGGGGATGCAACAGGTAGTTATATAACTGTTTATCAAATTCAAACTCACTATACTCTGTAGCATAAAACGGCGAACGCTCATCCTCTGCGGCAATATAGTCGTCGCGCCATCGGTAATATGGTTCTATTTCGTGCATTTAGCCTCTTTCTAATTAAATTTTTTCCAAAGTTTTGGATATAACTTCGGTAAGTCTTCTTCTCTCCACTCTGTTCCTACAATTTTTGGCCCGCCAAAATCATAATTCAACCCTTGCGCAAATGCTACACCTCTCGGAAAAGAATCGTCCTCCTTTTGTTTACCCGTTTTATTTTTATAAGCTTCGGTCGACACATAAAGCAGAGCCTCGAAATCAGGTACAACGCCTTTTTTTATAAGGGCTGCTAAATATTCAGGATTTTTCAAGGTCTGTTTGAAGGTCGTTTCACCCAAACTTATCAACCACAGTCTATAATACAAAAAACCATCGTCAGATGCCCCCCCGTCCATTATAGTGTTGGCCGCTAATACT
It encodes:
- a CDS encoding DUF4240 domain-containing protein, with the protein product MRGFLTIALFVILSVNLSCVPVNDAESFKPAVDFTAADKLDEREFWKIIDYSHNAAKGNLDLQNEIIIKKLSAYEPAEIINFEVILCKKLIEANSYKVLAANTIMDGGASDDGFLYYRLWLISLGETTFKQTLKNPEYLAALIKKGVVPDFEALLYVSTEAYKNKTGKQKEDDSFPRGVAFAQGLNYDFGGPKIVGTEWREEDLPKLYPKLWKKFN
- a CDS encoding Bax inhibitor-1/YccA family protein, translated to MEIKDSKYVYDNVIQIDEADSSRKYLAKVFTWMFVGLGISAIVAFLIGPSILTVIQDPITGKLTGLGYLAVFAPVGLSMALSFAASRLSYPAVVGLFVAYAVSIGVTLSILALIYTASSIFTVFLSASVVFAIMAIAGYTTQQDLTKFGSVLIIIFIGAFVVSLVNFFLGSSQLDYILSFVFMAIMVGLTAYYIQMLKRIGAGLEYGNAESKKLVIIGAFVLYTTFINLFMSMLRIFGDRR